One genomic segment of Chitinophaga sancti includes these proteins:
- a CDS encoding GTP-binding protein yields the protein MKQIQPKPVTIITGFLGAGKTTFLNELLIAEKRGKYAIIENEFGKESIDGELVMEISDNIFEMSSGCLCCNLNEDLVTLLIDLSKKAAAFEELIIETTGIADPSSVALPFLIDPIVTRYYQLQRVICLVDARNISYELATTEEARKQISFSDILLISKTDLVSDEELAGIHNLLKEINPFAIILSGTKDHFPHKEMMDYIRKQNEHYNGQETKTEKHHHSLSSLTLTFDKPFDIPKLQHTMMVFMAVQAKDIYRVKGIVYGFGENEKYILQSVAEYLSMAPGNQWQDGEIRRSKIVFIGKNLKMKGFEQLLSHALY from the coding sequence ATGAAACAAATACAACCTAAACCGGTCACAATTATCACAGGATTTTTAGGTGCCGGGAAGACCACCTTTCTAAATGAATTGCTCATAGCTGAGAAAAGAGGTAAATACGCTATCATTGAAAACGAATTCGGAAAGGAATCTATAGATGGAGAACTTGTGATGGAGATATCAGATAATATCTTCGAGATGAGCAGCGGCTGCCTATGCTGTAATCTGAATGAAGATCTTGTGACTCTCTTAATTGATCTTTCTAAAAAAGCCGCCGCTTTTGAAGAACTGATCATTGAGACCACAGGAATAGCCGATCCCTCTTCTGTCGCCCTACCATTTCTCATTGATCCCATCGTAACTCGTTACTACCAGTTGCAACGGGTGATCTGCCTGGTAGACGCAAGAAATATTTCATACGAACTGGCTACTACCGAAGAAGCCCGGAAACAAATCAGCTTCAGTGATATCCTGCTTATTTCAAAAACAGACCTGGTGTCAGACGAAGAACTGGCAGGTATACATAACTTACTAAAGGAAATAAATCCATTTGCAATCATATTATCCGGAACAAAAGATCATTTTCCTCACAAGGAAATGATGGATTATATCAGGAAACAAAATGAACATTATAACGGGCAGGAAACCAAGACAGAAAAACATCACCATAGTTTATCCTCACTTACATTGACTTTTGACAAGCCTTTTGACATTCCTAAACTACAGCATACAATGATGGTATTCATGGCAGTACAGGCCAAAGATATTTATCGTGTAAAAGGCATTGTTTACGGGTTTGGCGAAAATGAAAAATATATCTTACAGTCGGTGGCAGAGTACCTGTCCATGGCCCCCGGTAATCAATGGCAGGATGGAGAAATAAGAAGAAGTAAAATAGTATTTATCGGGAAAAATCTTAAAATGAAAGGATTTGAACAATTGCTGTCTCACGCCCTCTACTAG
- a CDS encoding ABC transporter permease codes for MITKIIFRNLVQHPLATLLSLLLLTCGTGIISMLLVTQHQLETKMDNDLQDIDMVVGAKGSPLQLVLSAVYQVDAPVGNISLKDADKLSNLPLVKQAIPLAYGDSYQSFRIVGTDSNYLKKYNCLFREGHIFTTTMEAVIGNEVAAHTGLKTGECFVGMHGLGNTGHAHAEYKYKVTGILTENNSVVDNLILTNIASVWKIHENHDDDDDHGEKQITALLIKYRSPLAMISLPRMVNETTPMQAAIPQLEIKRLFTLMGIGIKTLQITALAIVLLSGISVFIALYSRLKERKYELALARAMGSSRWLISWLLLCEGLIMVIIGFVTGIILSRFSLWMLNKYAGPKYHINVFTTTLLPEEWYLLLATILLGIVAAALPAVKAFQLNISKTLSHE; via the coding sequence ATGATTACAAAAATCATTTTCAGAAATCTTGTTCAGCATCCGCTGGCTACCCTGCTTAGTTTATTGCTGCTCACGTGTGGCACTGGTATCATCTCTATGTTGCTCGTTACCCAGCATCAGCTGGAAACAAAAATGGATAATGACCTGCAGGATATTGACATGGTGGTAGGAGCCAAAGGCAGTCCTTTGCAACTAGTGCTATCTGCTGTCTACCAGGTCGATGCTCCGGTAGGCAATATTTCACTTAAAGATGCGGATAAACTGTCAAATCTACCCCTCGTAAAACAGGCCATCCCACTGGCATATGGTGACTCCTATCAATCGTTCAGAATAGTAGGTACAGACAGCAATTACCTGAAGAAATACAACTGCCTGTTTCGGGAAGGACACATCTTTACTACTACCATGGAAGCTGTCATTGGCAATGAGGTGGCAGCACATACAGGGTTAAAAACCGGAGAGTGTTTTGTTGGGATGCATGGACTGGGCAATACAGGTCATGCTCATGCTGAATATAAATATAAAGTAACTGGGATCCTGACAGAAAACAATAGTGTGGTAGACAACCTGATCCTGACAAATATCGCTTCCGTCTGGAAAATTCATGAAAACCATGATGACGATGACGACCATGGCGAAAAACAGATTACAGCTTTATTGATAAAATACAGAAGTCCGCTTGCCATGATTTCACTGCCACGCATGGTAAATGAAACAACGCCCATGCAAGCAGCTATTCCACAGCTGGAAATAAAACGTTTGTTTACACTTATGGGCATTGGTATTAAAACATTACAAATCACCGCACTTGCGATTGTATTGCTATCCGGTATCAGTGTTTTTATTGCCCTTTATTCCAGGTTGAAAGAACGTAAATACGAACTTGCCCTTGCCCGGGCTATGGGTAGCAGTCGTTGGCTTATTAGCTGGCTCCTATTGTGTGAGGGACTAATTATGGTTATTATCGGATTTGTCACAGGCATTATACTAAGCCGTTTCAGCTTATGGATGCTAAATAAATATGCCGGGCCAAAATACCATATTAATGTATTTACAACAACGCTATTACCTGAAGAATGGTACCTACTGCTGGCAACTATCCTACTGGGAATTGTAGCGGCTGCATTACCAGCAGTAAAAGCATTTCAACTGAACATTTCAAAAACCCTTTCCCATGAATAA
- a CDS encoding ATP-binding cassette domain-containing protein → MLSALQLQFAYNTKTVFNYPDITCNKDTPVLITGKSGTGKTTLLHLLGCLLRPAGGKLIIDGTDTTLLRDKRLDKFRGRHIGIVYQSSHFMRALNVMDNILLPRFFTQATTDSGRAVLLAERLQIDHLLHKRPAELSNGEQQRVSIARALINNPQLLLADEPTSSLDDENTTRVVQLLKEQAAISQAMLIVVSHDARLKLHFSNQVYLAG, encoded by the coding sequence ATGCTTAGTGCCCTTCAGCTGCAATTCGCATATAACACAAAAACGGTATTCAATTACCCTGATATCACCTGTAATAAGGATACTCCCGTCCTTATCACAGGTAAATCGGGAACCGGTAAAACGACACTCCTCCATTTACTCGGCTGTCTACTAAGACCAGCAGGCGGTAAGCTAATAATTGATGGTACGGATACTACCTTATTACGCGATAAAAGACTGGACAAATTCAGAGGCCGGCATATTGGCATTGTTTATCAGTCTTCTCACTTTATGAGGGCATTGAATGTAATGGACAATATCCTGTTACCCAGGTTCTTTACACAAGCTACCACAGATAGCGGCAGAGCAGTTTTGCTGGCAGAAAGGCTACAGATAGACCACCTTCTGCACAAACGGCCTGCAGAACTAAGTAATGGAGAACAGCAGCGGGTATCAATTGCCAGGGCATTAATCAACAATCCGCAACTTTTACTGGCCGATGAACCTACCAGCAGCCTTGACGATGAAAATACCACCCGCGTCGTGCAATTATTAAAGGAACAGGCCGCAATTAGCCAGGCTATGCTCATCGTAGTCTCTCACGATGCAAGATTGAAACTACATTTTTCAAACCAGGTATATCTCGCCGGATGA
- a CDS encoding MerC domain-containing protein, with amino-acid sequence MLMNTDYRSRWDTIGIAASFACAIHWVLLPVLFTTLTLFGIKFLDNIYLETITILISMSAGSLALFNGYKKHHNAVLIILFVTGLILMIAGNLVPSEYADILCKLEGSLLVIIAHLKNVKQCRHK; translated from the coding sequence ATGCTTATGAATACTGATTACAGGAGCAGATGGGATACCATCGGCATTGCCGCATCCTTTGCATGTGCCATACATTGGGTGTTACTACCTGTTTTGTTTACGACACTAACATTGTTTGGTATCAAGTTCCTTGACAATATATATCTCGAAACTATTACGATCCTGATTTCTATGAGTGCCGGATCATTGGCATTATTTAACGGTTATAAAAAACATCATAATGCAGTATTAATAATATTATTTGTGACGGGGCTTATTCTTATGATTGCAGGGAATCTTGTTCCCTCCGAATATGCTGACATATTGTGCAAGCTGGAAGGCAGCCTTCTGGTAATCATTGCCCATCTTAAAAATGTCAAACAATGCCGGCACAAATAA
- a CDS encoding alkaline phosphatase → MRRRDFFRNTSITLLGSSLFPIHKLQANNYPPKTARNIIFMVSDGMSIGTLNLASLLLQRKEGRQSNWLRLYEEEKVSRALMDTASASSLITDSAAASSAWGGGVRVKNGKLNVSEDGTHHTPILQKFKAAGKAVGCVTTVPITHATPAGFSVTNASRGDMHEIAEQYLPLKFDVMMGGGREYFPPGLLARYEATGYTVVQNRDQMLQLNKTPALGIFNENGLPYALDHIQDNTLQQNIPTLAEMSKTAIELLNKNKQGFVLQIEGGKVDWAAHANDAGALIYDQIAFDNAIKAAIDFASKDGNTMVIITTDHGNSNPGLFYGDNANQQFDKLQHYRHTNEWILNGVNKSFTSAQLIERIEAAQGIAITKEEAASILVHYEQLDEAGLYNPRKLPFRQLASIQSGYTSISWGAMDHSADYVELAIYGPGRDLIKPFIKNTDLHYLMLQATGIKNG, encoded by the coding sequence ATGAGAAGAAGAGACTTTTTTAGAAATACTTCCATCACACTGCTCGGTAGTAGCTTATTCCCTATACATAAGTTGCAGGCGAATAATTACCCTCCTAAAACTGCCAGGAATATCATCTTTATGGTGAGCGATGGTATGAGTATAGGTACTCTGAATCTGGCCAGTCTGCTTTTACAACGTAAAGAAGGCAGGCAAAGCAATTGGCTGAGGCTATATGAAGAAGAAAAAGTATCAAGGGCATTAATGGATACCGCCTCTGCCAGCTCACTCATTACAGATTCTGCAGCCGCCAGTTCTGCCTGGGGAGGAGGTGTCAGAGTTAAAAATGGAAAACTGAATGTGAGTGAAGATGGTACCCATCATACCCCCATTTTACAAAAATTCAAAGCTGCCGGTAAAGCTGTTGGTTGTGTGACTACCGTTCCTATTACACATGCTACTCCCGCAGGTTTTAGCGTTACTAATGCAAGCCGGGGCGACATGCATGAGATAGCTGAACAATATCTTCCATTAAAATTTGATGTCATGATGGGTGGCGGACGTGAATATTTTCCGCCAGGTCTCTTAGCACGCTATGAAGCTACTGGGTATACAGTAGTGCAAAACCGTGATCAGATGCTGCAACTTAATAAGACACCTGCATTAGGTATATTCAATGAAAACGGTTTACCATATGCACTCGATCATATACAGGATAACACATTACAGCAAAACATACCCACTCTTGCAGAAATGTCCAAAACCGCAATTGAGTTACTTAACAAAAACAAACAAGGATTTGTCCTGCAAATAGAGGGCGGAAAAGTAGACTGGGCTGCACATGCCAACGATGCCGGTGCGCTTATCTATGATCAGATAGCATTTGACAATGCCATTAAGGCTGCCATTGATTTTGCATCTAAGGATGGAAATACCATGGTCATCATCACTACCGATCATGGCAATTCTAATCCAGGTCTATTCTATGGCGACAATGCCAATCAGCAGTTTGACAAATTGCAACATTATCGGCACACAAATGAATGGATATTAAATGGTGTAAACAAATCCTTTACATCGGCTCAACTAATTGAAAGGATTGAGGCCGCACAAGGAATCGCTATTACAAAAGAAGAAGCCGCATCAATATTGGTACATTACGAACAACTGGACGAGGCTGGACTGTACAACCCCCGCAAACTTCCTTTCAGGCAACTGGCCTCCATACAATCAGGCTATACGTCTATAAGCTGGGGCGCTATGGATCATTCTGCCGACTATGTAGAACTGGCTATTTATGGGCCCGGGCGGGACCTAATTAAACCATTTATTAAAAATACAGATCTGCACTACCTGATGCTGCAGGCTACCGGTATAAAGAACGGCTAA